Proteins from one Flavobacterium sp. N2038 genomic window:
- a CDS encoding FeoA family protein, whose protein sequence is MQNTIHTLKKGEKAIIKDFDIDLIPLKLLEMGCLPGSLVELLQIAPFGDPLYLDINGSHVAIRIETAREIEVELIKNNL, encoded by the coding sequence TTGCAAAATACAATTCACACTCTGAAAAAAGGCGAAAAAGCCATTATCAAAGATTTTGATATCGATCTTATTCCTCTAAAGTTATTAGAAATGGGTTGTTTGCCAGGCAGCTTGGTCGAATTACTTCAAATTGCTCCTTTTGGAGATCCTTTATATTTAGACATTAATGGCTCACATGTTGCTATTCGCATAGAAACTGCTCGTGAAATTGAAGTTGAACTTATCAAAAACAATTTGTAA